In the genome of Variovorax sp. PAMC26660, the window TCCTGCTGGCGATTCCTGCGGGGGTGCTCTCGGACATCCTCGACCGACGGCGCTTTTTGATCTTCGTGCAACTGGTGCTCGCGGCCGTGAGCGGCGCGTTGCTGCTGCTCTCGCACACCGGCGCGCTCACGGTCGAATATTTGATCGCGCTGACCTTCGTGGGCGGCATCGGCGCGGCGCTGATGGGGCCGACCTGGCAGTCGATCGTGCCCGAGCTGGTGCCGCGCACGGACCTCAAGAGCGCGGTGGCGCTGAACTCGCTGGGCATCAACATCGCGCGCTCCATCGGGCCGGCTGCGGGCGGGCTGATCCTGGCGAGCTTCGGCGCGGCGGCCACCTACGGCGTCGACGTGCTGAGCTATGTGTTCGTGATCGCGGCGCTGCTGTGGTGGAAGCGCCCGGCGGCGGTGGACAGCGGGCTGTCGGAGAACTTCTTCGGCGCCTTCCGCGCCGGCCTGCGCTACACGCGGGCCAGCAAGGAGCTGCACGTGGTGCTGCTGCGCTCGGCGGTGTTCTTCCTGTTCGCCAGCTCGGTGTGGGCGCTGCTGCCGCTGGTGGCGCGCCAGATGCTCGGCGGCAGCGCGGGCTTCTATGGCGTGCTGCTCGGCGCCGTGGGCGCGGGCGCCATCGGCGGCGCGCTGGTGATGCCGCGCCTGCGCGCCCGGCTCGGCGCGGACGGCATGCTGCTGCTGGCCGCGTTGCTCACGGCGGCTGTGATGGGCAGCCTGGTCTTCGCGCCGCCGAAGTGGCTGGCGGTGCTGCTGCTGTTGCTGCTGGGCCTGGGCTGGATCGTGGCGCTGACCACGCTCAACGGCGTGGCCCAGTCGATCCTGCCGAACTGGGTGCGCGGGCGCGGGCTGGCCGTGTACCTCACCGTGTTCAACGGCGCGATGGCGGCCGGCAGCCTGGGCTGGGGCCTGGTGGCGCAGCAGATCGGCGTGCCGGCCACGCTGGTGGCGGGCGCCGTGGGGCTTGTGGTGGCCGGGCTGGTCTTCCATCGCGTGCGGCTGCCGGCCGGCGAAGCCGACCTGCAGGCGTCGAACCACTGGCCCGAACCCTTGCTCGCCGAGCCAGTGGCGCACGACCGCGGGCCGGTGATGGTCCAGATCGAATACCGCATCCGCAAAGATGACCGCCCGGCCTTCCTGCAGGCGATGAAGCGCCTGTCGCTGGAGCGGCGCCGCGATGGCGCCTACGCCTGGGGCGTGCACGAACACACGACCGATGCGGAGCGCGTGATGGAGTGGTTTCTCGTCGAATCGTGGGCGGAGCATCTGCGCCAGCACCACCGCGTGTCGCAGGCCGATGCCGACCTGCAGGGCGAGGCGCTGCGCTTTCACATCGGGCCGGACAAGCCGCAGGTGCATCACTTTCTTGCGATCTGATTTTTCTTCCCTTCCTTTCTTCTTCTTGCTCCACCTCACTGGAAACCCATGACCACACTCACACTGCGCGACGGCACCGAGCTCTACTACAAGGACTGGGGCTCGGGCCAGCCGATTCTCTTCAGCCACGGTTGGCCGCTGAGCGCCGACATGTGGGACGCCCAGATGCTGTTCTTCGCGGAACGCGGCTACCGCACGATCGCGTTCGACCGCCGCGGCTTCGGCCGCTCGAGCCAGCCGTGGACAGGCTATGACTACGACACCTTCGCCGACGACATCGCCGAGCTGATCGAGAAGCTCGACCTGAAGGACGTGATCCTTGCGGGCTTCTCGATGGGCGGCGGCGACGTGACGCGCTACATCGCGCGCAAGGGCAGCGCGCAGGTGGCCAGGCTCGCGCTCATCAGCGCGGTGACGCCGCTGTTCATGAAAACGGCCGACCACCCGGTGGGCCCCGATGCCTCGCTGTTCGCAGGCATCCGCGCCGGGCTGGCCGCGGATCGTCCGCAGTTCCTCGACGACTTCAGCACGCTTTTCTACGGCACCAACCGCCCGGGCGCCAAGGTGTCGCAGGGCGTCTTCAAGCAGACGCTGCAGATTGCGCTGCAGGCCTCGATCAAGGCCACCATCGACTGCGTGACGGCGTTCTCCGAGACCGACTTCCGCCCCGACATGGCGAAGATCGACGTGCCCACGCTCGTGATCCACGGCGACGACGACCAGGTCGTGCCCTTCGAGGCCACGGGCAAGCTGGCGGCCGAGATGATCAAGGGCAGCCAGCTCAAGGTGTATGCCGGCGCGCCGCATGCCACCTGCACCACGCATGCGGCGCAGGTGAATGCCGACCTGCTGGCGTTCATCCAGGGCTGAGGCAAGGCACGCTGAAAGGGCCGCGCCCTGCGGCCCTTTCGGCGCGAAGGGCGGCGCCGGTGGCGATAATCCCCCGATGCGAATCCGCTTTACCAAGATGCAGGGAGCCGGCAACGATTTCGTCGTGCTGGACGAAACACGCGGCACGCTGGGCCTGACCGCCGCGCAATACCGCTTTCTGGCCGACCGCCATTTCGGCGTCGGCGCCGACCAGATCCTCACCGTGCGGCCCTCGCCGGCCGAAGGCATCGACTTTCAATACGTGATCCACAACGCCGACGGCGGCGAGGTGGAGCAGTGCGGCAACGGTGCGCGCTGCTTCATGCGCTTCGTCAGCGAACACAAGCTGACCGACAAGACCGAAGTGCGCGTGCAGACGCTGGCCGGCGTGATCGCGCCGCGCATGGGCGCCGACGGCCGCGTGACGGTCGACATGGGCGCACCGATCTTTGAACCAGAGCGCGTGCCCTTCGACACCGCCGGACTCGATCCGCAGCCCGATGGCGCGTGGCAAAAGTGGCACCTTGCCCTGGGTACACGTGCGGGCACCGCTATTGTTTCGGTAGCGGTGTTGTCGATGGGCAATCCGCACGCGGTGCAGGTGGTCGACAACGTCGACACCGCACCGGTGGCCGAGCAGGGCCCGCAGATCGAGCATCACCCGCGCTTTCCGCAACGGGTGAACGCCGGCTTCATGCAGGTGGTCGACCGCTCGCACGTCAAGCTGCGGGTGTTCGAGCGCGGCGCTGGCGAAACGCTGGCCTGCGGCACGGGCGCCTGCGCGGCGGTGGTGGCGGGCATCCGGCTCGGCCTGCTGGAGCGCCGGGTCGATGTGCAGACGCACGGCGGCATTCTCACGATCGAATGGCAGGGCGAAGGCCAGCCTGTGCTGATGACGGGCCCGGCCACCACGGTCTTTGAAGGCGACATCGAGGTGCCAGAACTGCCATGACTTCCTTCACGAACAACAACGACGCCAACAACGCCATGAACCCGATCACCGAAGACGACATCGCCGATTACCTGGCGAACACGCCCGACTTCTTCGAGCGCCATGCGCAACTGCTGGCACAGGTGCAGCTCACCAGCCCGCACGGCAACCGTGCCGTGAGCCTGCAGGAGCGCCAGGCCGAGATGCTGCGCGAGAAGATCAAGGCGCTGGAGCACCGCCTGATGGACATGGTGCGCCACGGCACCGAAAACGTCGTCATTGCCGACCGGCTGCAGCGCTGGACCAGTGGCCTGCTGACCACGCGCGACCCGCGCAGCCTGCCGTACCGCATCGCGGTCGACCTGCAGTCGCTGTTCCTGGTGCCGCAGACGGCCATCAAGGTGTGGGACTGCAGCAGCGAGTACCTCAACGAGGCTTACGCCCAGTGGGTGAGCGACGACGTGAAAGCGCTGGCCACTTCGCTGACTTCGCCTTATTGCGGTCTCAATTCGGGCTTCGAGGCGGCCAAATGGCTGCCCGAGCCGACCGCCGCGATGTCGATCGCGCTGATTCCGCTGCGCGCGGACGCCGAATCGCCGGCCTTCGGCATGCTGGTGCTGGCATCGCCCGATGCGCAGCGCTTCAACGCCGAGATGGGCACCGACTTTCTCGAGCGCATCGCCGAGCTGGCCTCGGGCGGACTCTCGCGGCTGCGTCCTTGAGCCGCCCGCGCTGGTTGCGCCGGCCCTGGCAGCGCGTGCTGTTCGGCGGGCTGCTGGCCGGGGTGTTGGCGTACGCGGCCATTGCGGCGGTTGTCTGGCAACGGGCCGAAGCGGTGCTGGGCAACCCGCCGCAGCGGCCGGCCGACGCGGCGCTGATCCTGGGCAACCGTGCGTACCTCGACGGCAGGCCGAATCCCTGCCTGACCGGGCGTGTGGACACGGGCATCGCGCTGGTGAAGGCGGGGCTGGTCAAGCAGCTCGCTTTCTCGGGCGGCGTCGATACCGAAGACGGGCGCATCGAGGCCGAGGTGATGCAGCAGCATGCGAATGCCGTGGGCTACACCGGGCCGGCGTTGCTGGAGCCGGTGTCCTCGTCCACGCGGCTGAACCTGGCGCTGTCGACGCCGATCCTGCAGGCAGCGGGCGTGCACAGCGTAATCGTGGTGTCGGAGCCCTATCACCTGTGGCGCATCGAGCGGCTGGTGCGCATGAGCGGTTTCGACAAGACCTTCGACGTGCAATACGCCGCCGCGCCCACGTCGTGCTGGCGCACCTGGGGCATGCTGTTCAAGGGCGCATTGCGCGAGCCGGCCGCCATCGTGAACAATGCCGGCCATGGCTATCTCTTCTGAGCCTGCCGCGCCGGCTTCATCGGGCTGGATCGACAAGTACCTCGAGCACGTGCGCGTCGAGCGCCGTCTCGCGGCGCGCACGGTCGAGTTGTATGCCTTTCATCTGCAGTCGCTGACCGCCCATGCGGCCGATGCCAACCTGCCGCTCGACCGCGTGCAGACAGCCCACATCCGCCGCTGGATGGCGCAATTGCACGGTGCCGGCCGCGAGCCGCGCGGCATTGCGCTGGTGCTGTCTTGCTGGCGCAGCTTCTACCGCTGGCTCGGCAACGAAGGGCTGATCGGCTTCAACCCGGTGCAGGACGTGCACGCGCCCAAGGCCGGCCGGCCGTTGCCGAAGGCGCTGGGCGTGGACGACGCGGTGCGCCTGGCCGAGCTGTACGACCCTGAAGCCGACCCCTGGACCGAGGCGCGCGACAGCGCCATCGTCGAAGTGCTGTACGGCTGCGGCCTGCGCGTGAGCGAACTGACCGGCCTCGATGCGCAGGCGAGCAACACCGCGCGCGGCTGGGTCGATCTGGACGCGCTCGAAGCCAATGTGCTGGGCAAGGGCAGCAAGCGCCGCATCGTGCCGATGGGCGGCAAGGCGGCCGAAGCGGTGCGCGACTGGCTCGCGGTGCGCGGCGATTGCGCTGCGCTCACCACTGCCCGGCTGCACGATGCGAACGCGGCGGCTGCGCTCTTCATCAGTGCCAAGGGCCTGCGCATGTCCTCGCAGGCGGTGTGGAAGCTGCTGCGCGAGCGCAGCCTCAAGGCCGGCCTGACCGCGCCGGTGCATCCGCACATGCTGCGCCATTCCTTCGCCAGCCATGTGCTGCAGTCGAGCAGCGACCTGCGTGCGGTGCAGGAATTGCTGGGCCACGCCAACATCGCGACCACGCAGGTCTACACGCGGCTGGACTTCCAGCATCTGGCCAAGGCCTACGACGCGGCACATCCGCGTGCGCAAGCGCGCCCCGAAACCGCACGCGCGCCAAGGCCAGGCCCGAAAACGACAAGCAAGAACACCACAAGCAAAGAATGAAAACCCTTCGACTCAAACCGGGCAAAGAACGCTCGATGCAGCGCCGCCACTCCTGGGTCTTCGAATCCGCCATCGCGCGCGGCGCCGCCGATTCCGGCGAGACGGTGCGCGTGGAATCCCACGACGGCGCTTTCCTGGCATGGGCTGCTTTCAGCCCGATCTCCAAGATCCGCGCGCGGGCCTGGAGCTTCGTGGAAACGCAGCGCATCGATGCGGCGTTTTTTGCGGCGGTGTGCGCCCGCGCCGTTGCGGCCCGAGGCCTGTTCGACCTGCAAAGCGATGGCGTGCGCGTGGTGCACGGCGAGGCCGATGGGCTGCCGGGCTTGATCGTCGACCGCTATGGCGACACGCTGGTGGCGCAGTTCCTGTCGGCCGGCGTCGAGCGCTGGAAAGACGTGCTGGCCGACGCGCTGCTCAAGGCCACGGGCCTGACCAAGCTCTACGAGCGCTCCGACGCCAGTGGCCGCGAGCGCGAAGGCCTGAAGCCCGTCACGGGCTGGCTGCGCGGGGAGGGGCCCACCGAAATCACGATCCGCGAACACGACTGGAAGCTGTCGCTGGACATCGCGACCGGCCACAAGACCGGCTTTTATCTCGACCAGCGCGACAGCCGCCAGCGCTTTGCCGAACTGGCGAAGCACCGGCGCTTTCGGCGCGTGCTCAATTGCTTCTGTTACACGGGCGGCTTCACGGTGGCGGCGCTGTCGGGCCTCAAGGCTGCGGGCGCGCTCGAAGGGGCGGAGCTGGTGTCGGTCGATTCGTCGCAGCCGGCGCTCGACCGCGCACGCGGGCACCTTGCGCTCAATGGCTACGGCGGCGAGGGTTCGGGCATCAAGACGGAGTTTCTCGATGCCAACGTCAACACCGTGCTGCGCGAGTTCATCGAGCAGGGCCGTACCTTCGACGCCATCGTGCTCGACCCGCCCAAGTTCGCGCCCACGGCGGCGCATGCGGAGCGGGCCGCGCGGGCCTACAAGGACATCAACCGCCTGGCGCTCAAGCTGCTGGAGCCGGGCGGCGTGCTGCTGACCTTTTCGTGCTCGGGCGGCATCAGCGCCGACCTGTTCCACAAGATCGTGGCTTCGGCGGGGCTCGATGCCGGCGTGGACGGCTACATCGCCGAGCGCCTGGGCGCCGCGCCCGACCATCCCATGACCATCGAATTCCCCGAAGGGGAGTACCTGAAGGGGCTGGTGGTGGTCAGAAAGCCCGCCTGACCCCGCTTAACCCCATCACCAACGCAACTCAGTGGCATTGGCTAAACTGCCCGGCCACGCCTTTTTTGCCTCTTTCCCCCGTTTTCCGCTTCCGGAGCACTTCTTCATGGCCCTCATTCCCGCGACCATCCTCACCGGCTTTCTAGGCTCGGGCAAAACCACCTTGCTCAAGCGCATCCTGACCGAGGCCCACGGCCAGAAGATCGCGGTCATCGAGAACGAGTTCGGCGAGGAGAACATCGACAGCGACATCTTGGTCACCGAGTCGAAAGAGCAGATCATCCAGATGAGCAACGGCTGCGTCTGCTGCACCATCCGCGAAGACCTGCGCGAAGCGCTGCAGGTGCTGGCCGCCAAGAAGCGCCAGGGCCTGCTGGACTTCGACCGCGTGGTGATCGAGACCACCGGCCTGGCCGACCCCGGCCCGGTGGCGCAGACGTTCTTCATGGACGACGAGATCGCCGAGAGCTACCTGCTCGACTCGATCCTCACGCTGGTCGATGCCAAGCACGCGCCGCAGCAGCTCAACGACCGCCAGGAAGCGCGCCGCCAGGTGGGCTTTGCCGACCAGATCTTCATCAGCAAGAGCGAGCTGGTGTCGGCCGAGGAAACCGAGGCGCTGATTCACCGCCTGAAGCACATGAACCCGCGCGCGCCGCAGCAGAAGGCGCATTTCGGCGACGTGCCGCTCAAGGACATCTTCGACCTGCGCGGCTTCAACCTGAACGCCAAGCTGGACATCGACCCCGACTTCCTGAAGGAAGAAGAGGCGCATGACCACCACGACCATGACCACGCGCATGGCGAGCATTGCGACCATCCCTCGCACAAGGATGAAGGCCACGGCCACCATCATCACCATGACGACGACGTGAAGAGCTTCGTCTACAAGGCCGATCGTGCGTTCGATCCGGCCAAGCTGGAAGATTTTCTGGGTGCGATCGTCAACATCTACGGCCCGCGCATGCTGCGCTACAAGGGCGTGCTGAACATGAAGGGCACCGAGCGCAAGGTGATCTTCCAGGGCGTGCACCAGCTGATGGGCAGCGACCTGGGCCCGGAATGGGGCAAGGACGAAGTGCGCCAGAGTCGCATGGTGTTCATCGGCATCGAGCTGCCGCGCGAGATCCTGGAGCAGGGGCTGGAGCAGTGCCTGGTCTGAGTCTCTGATTTGCTCCTTCCCCCTCTGGGGGGCGGTTGGGATGGGGGCAGGCCGTCGATCAGACGCCCTGCCTTTTTCGCAGGCCGATGTGCCCCCACCCCGGCCCTCCCCCAGAGGGGGAGGGAGAAGCACCGGGCTTGCTCAGTTGCCCGCTGCGCCCAGCGGCTTGCCGTTGACCTTCAGGCTGCCTTCGCTGAATTCGACCTTGGCGGTGACGTCATCGCCGTCGCGCTTGACGAAGCCTTTTTGCTCGCCTTGCTCGACCAGGCCCGCCACCATTTCAGGCGGCGGCGTCTGGCCGCTTCCGGCGCCGGTTTCAGCGAGCTTTTCGAGCCACTTCATCGGCAACCGCGCGTTGGCCTTGAGCACGCCGCGCTTCATCAGCAGGCCGGTGCCGGGGACTTGCAGGTCTTCGTCGGTCACACCGGTCAGGCCCACGGTGTAGCTGATTTCGCCGCGCTTGCCGTCGATTTCGACCAGCGCCTTGTCGAGGCTGAATTCGGGGCTGTACTTGGCCATGGCCTTCAGATCAGGTGCCAGTTGGTCGGTCAGCGCCTTGATGGCGTCCTGCGAGGCCTTGCTGCCGCCCTTGCCGCAACCGTTGGCGGCGCTGGACTGCATCCAGGCGTCGGCCAGCTTCTTGTAGCCGGCGGCGTGGATGTTGCGGGCGCTGCTGCTCACCTCGAACTTGTCGATCTTGGTTTCGCCGATCTTGCCGCTGCCCTTGAGGGTGCCGCCCGATGCGTACAGGCCATCCTTGATGGTGGCGTCGCCGAGCAGGTCGAGGCCTTGCAGCAGCACGGTGGGCAGGGCCTTGTGCTCGCCGCCCGGGGCGTTGCCCAGGCCCTTGGGCGCCGCGAATTCGAGCGAGTCGAGGTGGCCTTCGGTCTTGCCGGTGGCCAGGATCCAGCCGGCGCTGCTGTCCATGTCGGCCTTGACGGCGAGCTTGCCCATCTTCATGGTCACGCCACTGCGGATGGAGTTGAAGTCCATGCCCGGCATCGTCAGCTCGTAGCGCACCTGGGTGCGCGCTGCGTTCACTTCCGCGCGGGCCTGCGCGCCTTGCCAGTTGAACTGGCCCTTGCCGTCTTCGGTCAACTTGACGGGCGCGACCGTCATGTCGGTCGTGAAGGCGCCACTGAAGCCGACCTTGGTGTGCACCGTCAGGGGCTTGGCCTTGCCGAACAGCTTTTCGACTTCGGCCTGCGTCTTGGCGTCGAGCACCACTTCGCTGTCGATGGTGGCGGCGGCCAGCGATCCACCGGCCAGCGGGCCGTGGTGGATGGTGTCGCGCAGGGTGATGCGCAAGGGCTTGGACGGCGTGGCATCGGCGTCCTTGTCCTCGTCGGCCTCGGCTTCTTCGCCTTCCGCGGGCTTGGCGGCAGGCGCCGGCGCAGCGGCGACGGCTTCGGGCGCGCAGCCGATTTCCAGTGTCACGGTGCTGACGGCACCCAGGAAGCTGCGGTCGTAGCTGCGCTCGACCACGCGCACCATCGCCGTCTGCTTGGGCAGCTCGTCGAAGGCGATGTCGTACCGCGATTTGATCTGCGAGGCGGCCCACCAGGTGCTGCCGCCATAGGCGACGGCGATGGCCGCGGCCAGAACTCCCAATACTGCTTTCTTGCTCAAGACTTGCTTTCTTTTGTCGAATGATCGGATGGGCCCGCGCCGCACAGGGGCATCGGCGGGCCTGCGTTGCCTCCTCCGACAACGCCGCGCGATGCTAACGGAGTTGATCGGCACGGCCACAGCGCGCCCGCGCGTTCGAGTTCTCTATACAATCGCGCGCCTGTTCCGGCAGCCATGTCCGTCCCGATGGACAAGATGTGACTTCCGGCACGGGGCGCCGCACGTTTTTGGTGGGCTTTCGGGGGTATAACCCCGGGGTTCGCCAACCGCGAGCACCCCGACAACGTGGAGCCCGCGCGGTCTGAAAGCCGCAGTGGTTCCCATGGGAGGAGACACCCAGTGAAAGCGCGTTCCAGTTCGTTCAAGGAGCCAGTCACCGTGAAGAAACCCGCCGCAAAGGCCACGCCAGCAACCAAGCCCGCCACAAAGAAGGCGCCGGCTGCGAAGGCTGTACCCGCGGCGAAAAAGGTTTCCGCCACCGCACATGGTCCTGCCGCGAAGGAGAAAAGCGCGCCGTCCAAAAAGCCCGCAGCACCACCGGTCAAAGCCGCGACCGCTGCGAAGAAGCCCGTCAAGCCTGCGACCAAGACCGCGGCAGGCGCGGGTCCATCGTCATCCAAACCTGTCGGCCGCCCTGCTGCCGTTCCTTCTGTCCCCCCGATCCCCATGAAAAAAACGGCTGCC includes:
- a CDS encoding MFS transporter, yielding MSDTSHSATAPAPQPGAFAPLRQPVFAVLWAATVLGNVGSFMRDVASSWLVTDLSANPTAVALIQTAATLPVFLLAIPAGVLSDILDRRRFLIFVQLVLAAVSGALLLLSHTGALTVEYLIALTFVGGIGAALMGPTWQSIVPELVPRTDLKSAVALNSLGINIARSIGPAAGGLILASFGAAATYGVDVLSYVFVIAALLWWKRPAAVDSGLSENFFGAFRAGLRYTRASKELHVVLLRSAVFFLFASSVWALLPLVARQMLGGSAGFYGVLLGAVGAGAIGGALVMPRLRARLGADGMLLLAALLTAAVMGSLVFAPPKWLAVLLLLLLGLGWIVALTTLNGVAQSILPNWVRGRGLAVYLTVFNGAMAAGSLGWGLVAQQIGVPATLVAGAVGLVVAGLVFHRVRLPAGEADLQASNHWPEPLLAEPVAHDRGPVMVQIEYRIRKDDRPAFLQAMKRLSLERRRDGAYAWGVHEHTTDAERVMEWFLVESWAEHLRQHHRVSQADADLQGEALRFHIGPDKPQVHHFLAI
- a CDS encoding alpha/beta fold hydrolase; translated protein: MTTLTLRDGTELYYKDWGSGQPILFSHGWPLSADMWDAQMLFFAERGYRTIAFDRRGFGRSSQPWTGYDYDTFADDIAELIEKLDLKDVILAGFSMGGGDVTRYIARKGSAQVARLALISAVTPLFMKTADHPVGPDASLFAGIRAGLAADRPQFLDDFSTLFYGTNRPGAKVSQGVFKQTLQIALQASIKATIDCVTAFSETDFRPDMAKIDVPTLVIHGDDDQVVPFEATGKLAAEMIKGSQLKVYAGAPHATCTTHAAQVNADLLAFIQG
- a CDS encoding class I SAM-dependent rRNA methyltransferase, translating into MKTLRLKPGKERSMQRRHSWVFESAIARGAADSGETVRVESHDGAFLAWAAFSPISKIRARAWSFVETQRIDAAFFAAVCARAVAARGLFDLQSDGVRVVHGEADGLPGLIVDRYGDTLVAQFLSAGVERWKDVLADALLKATGLTKLYERSDASGREREGLKPVTGWLRGEGPTEITIREHDWKLSLDIATGHKTGFYLDQRDSRQRFAELAKHRRFRRVLNCFCYTGGFTVAALSGLKAAGALEGAELVSVDSSQPALDRARGHLALNGYGGEGSGIKTEFLDANVNTVLREFIEQGRTFDAIVLDPPKFAPTAAHAERAARAYKDINRLALKLLEPGGVLLTFSCSGGISADLFHKIVASAGLDAGVDGYIAERLGAAPDHPMTIEFPEGEYLKGLVVVRKPA
- a CDS encoding tyrosine recombinase XerC, with the protein product MAISSEPAAPASSGWIDKYLEHVRVERRLAARTVELYAFHLQSLTAHAADANLPLDRVQTAHIRRWMAQLHGAGREPRGIALVLSCWRSFYRWLGNEGLIGFNPVQDVHAPKAGRPLPKALGVDDAVRLAELYDPEADPWTEARDSAIVEVLYGCGLRVSELTGLDAQASNTARGWVDLDALEANVLGKGSKRRIVPMGGKAAEAVRDWLAVRGDCAALTTARLHDANAAAALFISAKGLRMSSQAVWKLLRERSLKAGLTAPVHPHMLRHSFASHVLQSSSDLRAVQELLGHANIATTQVYTRLDFQHLAKAYDAAHPRAQARPETARAPRPGPKTTSKNTTSKE
- a CDS encoding YdgA family protein; the protein is MSKKAVLGVLAAAIAVAYGGSTWWAASQIKSRYDIAFDELPKQTAMVRVVERSYDRSFLGAVSTVTLEIGCAPEAVAAAPAPAAKPAEGEEAEADEDKDADATPSKPLRITLRDTIHHGPLAGGSLAAATIDSEVVLDAKTQAEVEKLFGKAKPLTVHTKVGFSGAFTTDMTVAPVKLTEDGKGQFNWQGAQARAEVNAARTQVRYELTMPGMDFNSIRSGVTMKMGKLAVKADMDSSAGWILATGKTEGHLDSLEFAAPKGLGNAPGGEHKALPTVLLQGLDLLGDATIKDGLYASGGTLKGSGKIGETKIDKFEVSSSARNIHAAGYKKLADAWMQSSAANGCGKGGSKASQDAIKALTDQLAPDLKAMAKYSPEFSLDKALVEIDGKRGEISYTVGLTGVTDEDLQVPGTGLLMKRGVLKANARLPMKWLEKLAETGAGSGQTPPPEMVAGLVEQGEQKGFVKRDGDDVTAKVEFSEGSLKVNGKPLGAAGN
- a CDS encoding DUF484 family protein — translated: MTSFTNNNDANNAMNPITEDDIADYLANTPDFFERHAQLLAQVQLTSPHGNRAVSLQERQAEMLREKIKALEHRLMDMVRHGTENVVIADRLQRWTSGLLTTRDPRSLPYRIAVDLQSLFLVPQTAIKVWDCSSEYLNEAYAQWVSDDVKALATSLTSPYCGLNSGFEAAKWLPEPTAAMSIALIPLRADAESPAFGMLVLASPDAQRFNAEMGTDFLERIAELASGGLSRLRP
- a CDS encoding YdcF family protein encodes the protein MSRPRWLRRPWQRVLFGGLLAGVLAYAAIAAVVWQRAEAVLGNPPQRPADAALILGNRAYLDGRPNPCLTGRVDTGIALVKAGLVKQLAFSGGVDTEDGRIEAEVMQQHANAVGYTGPALLEPVSSSTRLNLALSTPILQAAGVHSVIVVSEPYHLWRIERLVRMSGFDKTFDVQYAAAPTSCWRTWGMLFKGALREPAAIVNNAGHGYLF
- a CDS encoding CobW family GTP-binding protein; its protein translation is MALIPATILTGFLGSGKTTLLKRILTEAHGQKIAVIENEFGEENIDSDILVTESKEQIIQMSNGCVCCTIREDLREALQVLAAKKRQGLLDFDRVVIETTGLADPGPVAQTFFMDDEIAESYLLDSILTLVDAKHAPQQLNDRQEARRQVGFADQIFISKSELVSAEETEALIHRLKHMNPRAPQQKAHFGDVPLKDIFDLRGFNLNAKLDIDPDFLKEEEAHDHHDHDHAHGEHCDHPSHKDEGHGHHHHHDDDVKSFVYKADRAFDPAKLEDFLGAIVNIYGPRMLRYKGVLNMKGTERKVIFQGVHQLMGSDLGPEWGKDEVRQSRMVFIGIELPREILEQGLEQCLV
- the dapF gene encoding diaminopimelate epimerase — encoded protein: MRIRFTKMQGAGNDFVVLDETRGTLGLTAAQYRFLADRHFGVGADQILTVRPSPAEGIDFQYVIHNADGGEVEQCGNGARCFMRFVSEHKLTDKTEVRVQTLAGVIAPRMGADGRVTVDMGAPIFEPERVPFDTAGLDPQPDGAWQKWHLALGTRAGTAIVSVAVLSMGNPHAVQVVDNVDTAPVAEQGPQIEHHPRFPQRVNAGFMQVVDRSHVKLRVFERGAGETLACGTGACAAVVAGIRLGLLERRVDVQTHGGILTIEWQGEGQPVLMTGPATTVFEGDIEVPELP